Proteins found in one Acidimicrobiales bacterium genomic segment:
- a CDS encoding alpha/beta fold hydrolase yields the protein MLNTVERGDGPPVVLVHGFTQSAGSWWPLVEPLEEGNRLVAVDAPGHGGSARIEAGLAEGADLMVASVPAPAAWVGYSMGGRFALHAALRHPEAVSRLIVVSSTGGIDDPQERAARRRSDTALAERVESEGLESFLAWWVEQPLFATLPPEVARVEERVSHATAAGLASSLRLAGTGSQEPLWDAIPSLEMPVLVMAGALDEKYVAIARRLVSTIGPNACLHLVAGAGHACHLERPEEFTTAVRGFLRG from the coding sequence GTGCTGAACACCGTGGAGCGAGGCGACGGGCCGCCGGTGGTGCTCGTCCACGGGTTCACCCAGTCGGCGGGCTCGTGGTGGCCTCTCGTCGAGCCCTTGGAAGAGGGCAACCGCCTCGTCGCCGTCGACGCGCCAGGCCACGGCGGGTCAGCGCGGATCGAGGCGGGTCTGGCCGAGGGCGCCGACCTGATGGTCGCGTCCGTCCCGGCGCCGGCGGCATGGGTCGGCTACTCCATGGGAGGTCGCTTCGCGCTTCACGCAGCTTTGAGGCACCCCGAGGCGGTCAGCCGGCTGATCGTCGTGAGCTCGACGGGGGGAATCGACGACCCGCAAGAGCGGGCGGCCCGGCGTCGGTCGGACACGGCACTGGCGGAGAGGGTGGAGTCCGAGGGCTTGGAGAGCTTCCTGGCGTGGTGGGTCGAGCAGCCGCTGTTCGCCACGCTGCCACCCGAGGTGGCACGGGTCGAAGAGCGCGTCTCGCACGCCACAGCCGCCGGGCTGGCGTCGAGCCTGCGCCTCGCCGGGACGGGCTCGCAGGAGCCGCTGTGGGACGCGATCCCGTCTTTGGAGATGCCGGTGCTGGTGATGGCCGGGGCTCTCGACGAGAAGTACGTGGCCATCGCCAGACGCCTGGTGTCGACGATCGGGCCGAACGCTTGCCTGCATCTCGTCGCCGGCGCAGGCCATGCCTGCCACCTCGAGAGGCCGGAAGAGTTCACGACCGCCGTCAGAGGGTTCCTGCGAGGTTAG
- a CDS encoding 1,4-dihydroxy-2-naphthoate polyprenyltransferase, which yields MQPPAATAKPPRHPWVAGARPRTLPASAVPVAVGTAVAGAQGNVIWWRAAAALIVAVALQVATNYANDYSDGVRGTDADRVGPVRLVASGIASPASVKRAAYAAFGVAGAAGLALAAAAGWWLLAVGVACMAAGWLYTGGPRPYGYAGLGEAFVFVFFGLVATAGTAYVQLGRVTGLAAAAGVAVGLLAVAMLVVNNLRDIRGDELAGKRTLAVRIGPVWTRRLYAGAVLAPFAVSAALSVSTPFAPLALLALPLAVAPVRRVLSGEEGMGLIAVLGATGKLQLAFGALLTAGIAISGV from the coding sequence ATGCAGCCACCCGCCGCCACCGCCAAACCGCCCCGCCATCCCTGGGTCGCCGGCGCCAGGCCGCGCACGCTGCCGGCCTCGGCGGTGCCGGTCGCGGTCGGTACCGCAGTAGCTGGCGCGCAAGGCAATGTCATCTGGTGGCGTGCGGCCGCCGCCCTGATCGTCGCGGTCGCCCTTCAGGTCGCGACCAACTACGCCAACGACTACAGCGACGGCGTTCGCGGCACCGACGCGGACCGCGTCGGCCCCGTCCGCCTGGTGGCTTCGGGCATCGCTTCGCCGGCGTCGGTCAAGCGGGCGGCGTACGCGGCGTTCGGTGTCGCCGGCGCGGCCGGGTTGGCGCTCGCCGCCGCCGCCGGATGGTGGCTCCTGGCCGTCGGGGTGGCTTGCATGGCCGCCGGTTGGCTCTACACCGGCGGCCCGCGCCCCTACGGGTACGCGGGCCTGGGCGAGGCGTTCGTGTTCGTCTTCTTCGGCCTGGTCGCGACGGCGGGCACCGCGTACGTGCAGCTCGGTCGGGTCACCGGTCTTGCCGCCGCGGCCGGCGTCGCGGTGGGGCTGCTCGCTGTCGCGATGCTCGTCGTCAACAACCTGCGCGACATCCGCGGGGACGAGCTCGCCGGCAAGCGAACTCTCGCTGTCCGGATAGGACCCGTCTGGACCCGCCGGCTCTACGCCGGCGCCGTCCTCGCGCCCTTCGCCGTCAGCGCGGCCCTCTCGGTGTCGACACCGTTCGCGCCCCTGGCGTTGCTCGCCCTGCCGCTCGCCGTCGCTCCCGTCCGGCGGGTTCTGTCAGGGGAGGAGGGCATGGGCCTGATAGCGGTTCTCGGCGCCACCGGGAAGCTGCAGCTCGCGTTCGGCGCGCTGCTCACTGCCGGCATCGCGATCAGTGGTGTCTAA
- a CDS encoding NDMA-dependent alcohol dehydrogenase, which produces MQTEAAVLWGQNTEWNVEPIELDKPKEGEVLVRLAASGMCHSDEHLVTGDLGGIYPIIGGHEGAGVVEEVGPGVTDLKQGDHVVFGFIPACGHCPSCARGRSNLCDNGAALLVGLQLDGTSRHHARGQDLNVMVCLGTFGKYTVANQMSCVKIPDDVPLELACLVGCGVTTGWGSSVYAADVQPGDNVAVIGVGGIGAAAIQGARLAGAERIFAIDIVAGKEEPARRFGATHFYNSIEEAFGPIQQETWGRMCDKVICAMGVGRGNLIASVMGLTAKHGRVVVTNIHPMAENDVTLNLCDLTLMEKQIVGTIFGSANIRYDIPHLLRLYQLGQLDLEGMVTNRYKLGDINQGYQDMRDGKNIRGVLVYD; this is translated from the coding sequence ATGCAGACCGAAGCCGCCGTCCTTTGGGGACAGAACACCGAATGGAACGTCGAGCCGATCGAGCTCGACAAGCCCAAGGAAGGCGAGGTCCTCGTCAGGCTCGCCGCGTCGGGCATGTGCCACTCCGACGAGCATCTGGTCACCGGAGACCTCGGGGGCATCTACCCCATAATCGGCGGGCACGAGGGTGCCGGCGTCGTCGAGGAGGTCGGCCCGGGTGTCACGGACCTGAAGCAAGGCGATCACGTGGTGTTCGGCTTCATCCCCGCTTGCGGGCACTGCCCGTCTTGCGCGCGGGGCCGGTCGAACCTCTGCGACAACGGCGCCGCGCTCCTCGTGGGCCTGCAGCTCGACGGGACCTCCCGCCACCACGCGCGGGGGCAGGACCTGAACGTGATGGTCTGCCTCGGGACGTTCGGCAAGTACACGGTCGCCAACCAGATGTCGTGCGTGAAGATCCCCGACGACGTGCCGCTCGAGCTGGCCTGCCTCGTCGGCTGCGGCGTGACCACCGGTTGGGGTTCTTCTGTCTACGCGGCGGATGTGCAGCCCGGTGACAACGTCGCGGTCATCGGCGTCGGCGGCATCGGCGCGGCTGCCATCCAGGGGGCGCGCCTCGCCGGAGCCGAGCGGATCTTCGCCATCGACATCGTCGCCGGCAAGGAAGAGCCTGCGCGGCGGTTCGGCGCGACACACTTCTACAACTCGATCGAGGAAGCCTTCGGGCCGATCCAGCAGGAGACCTGGGGTCGCATGTGCGACAAGGTCATCTGCGCTATGGGGGTCGGCCGCGGCAACCTGATCGCTTCGGTCATGGGCCTGACCGCCAAGCACGGCCGGGTCGTCGTGACCAACATCCACCCGATGGCGGAGAACGACGTCACCCTCAACCTCTGCGACCTGACCTTGATGGAGAAGCAGATCGTCGGAACGATCTTCGGGTCCGCCAACATTCGCTACGACATCCCGCACCTGCTGCGCCTGTACCAGCTCGGGCAGCTGGACCTCGAGGGGATGGTCACCAACCGCTACAAGCTCGGCGACATCAACCAGGGGTACCAGGACATGCGCGACGGCAAGAACA
- a CDS encoding AMP-binding protein, translated as MRELVAIDMPGGEGFVAELRRAWDSGDAILPVDQRLPDAVKARILDAMRPSWVVTAGGRSRLRQGEPVESGDALVMATSGTTGAPKGVVLTHDAVKASAVATSTRLGVDPGSHRWLACLPLSHVGGLSVVTRSLLTGTFLTVLPGFDKDEVVAAAGRDVFVSLVATALRRVSADLFHTVVLGGSAPPADLPANVVTTYGMTETGSGVVYDGIPLDGVEVDVDPTAENPTGEIRLRGPMLLRAYRDGTVPLDTAGWFATGDAGSFDAGGRLLVAGRIGDLIITGGENVWPAPVEAAIASHPKVAEVAVAGRPDPEWGQRVVAWVVPAETAEPPALDELRALVAETVAPFAAPKEMVIVDSLPKTAIGKVRRDLLTGP; from the coding sequence GTGCGAGAGCTGGTCGCAATCGACATGCCGGGCGGTGAGGGGTTCGTCGCGGAACTTCGACGGGCCTGGGACAGCGGCGACGCGATCCTCCCCGTCGACCAGCGCCTCCCGGACGCGGTCAAGGCCCGGATCCTCGACGCGATGCGGCCGTCCTGGGTGGTTACCGCCGGCGGCCGCTCACGCCTGCGACAAGGAGAGCCGGTGGAATCCGGTGACGCTCTCGTGATGGCGACGAGCGGTACGACGGGAGCCCCAAAGGGAGTGGTGCTCACCCACGACGCGGTGAAGGCATCCGCTGTCGCCACCAGCACGAGGCTCGGCGTCGACCCCGGCAGTCACCGGTGGCTGGCCTGCCTGCCGCTGAGCCACGTCGGCGGGCTCTCGGTCGTGACGCGCAGCCTTCTCACCGGCACTTTCTTGACGGTGCTGCCAGGGTTCGACAAGGACGAGGTCGTCGCGGCCGCTGGGCGCGACGTGTTCGTCTCGCTCGTCGCGACGGCGCTCCGACGAGTCAGCGCGGACCTCTTCCACACCGTCGTCCTCGGCGGGTCGGCTCCGCCGGCAGACCTGCCCGCGAACGTGGTGACCACCTACGGCATGACCGAGACCGGCAGCGGCGTGGTCTACGACGGCATCCCGCTCGACGGCGTGGAAGTCGACGTCGACCCGACAGCCGAGAACCCAACTGGTGAGATCAGGCTGCGCGGGCCGATGCTGCTGCGCGCCTACAGGGACGGGACGGTCCCCCTCGACACCGCCGGTTGGTTCGCTACCGGCGACGCCGGCAGCTTCGACGCCGGCGGCCGGCTGCTGGTCGCGGGACGTATAGGGGACCTGATAATCACCGGCGGGGAGAACGTCTGGCCGGCGCCCGTCGAGGCCGCCATCGCGTCACACCCGAAGGTGGCGGAGGTCGCCGTAGCAGGACGGCCCGACCCGGAGTGGGGGCAGCGCGTGGTCGCATGGGTGGTACCCGCCGAGACCGCCGAGCCGCCGGCACTGGACGAGTTGCGGGCTCTGGTCGCCGAGACGGTGGCACCGTTCGCCGCACCAAAGGAAATGGTGATCGTCGATTCGTTGCCTAAGACCGCGATCGGCAAGGTGAGACGCGACCTCCTCACCGGCCCCTAG
- the menD gene encoding 2-succinyl-5-enolpyruvyl-6-hydroxy-3-cyclohexene-1-carboxylic-acid synthase — translation MNPPDVQAAFCAVLVDEWARAGVSDAVVAPGSRSTPLVVALDADPRIRVHVVLDERSAGFMALGIGLATGRPAVVATTSGTAAVELHPAVVEAHQAGVPLIAATADRPPELHHVGAPQTVEQDGLFAGAVRWAVSPGVADRGAAASWRSVASRVVAEAVAGRGGPGPVHVNLAFREPLLGDASVVDLPPGRPEGAPWHTATRIEARPAPALAPAPAPAPAPAPAPGDLVALLASHAGGRGLVVAGAGCGDPSRLTAAAGALGWPVLADPRSGCRCAGDGVGGVVASADALLRVPSIANGWVPEIVVRAGAPWASKVVSQWIASLPAGVTQVLCDPASRWLDPERTASHAVAVTGSELLSAAASAASASTVSASAVSASAGSGPVGGSPWLRQWVGAEASAQEALESLLGAGGALELSEPAIARALAGGAPPGTLLVVSSSMPIRDIEWFAPSLQSAEVLSNRGANGIDGVLSTAIGAAAGVSRPVVALLGDLAFLYDAGGLLWAGARDLSLTVVVVDNGGGGIFSFLPQAHTLAPERFERYWGTPHGVDLLAVAGAYGVETSRVESRADLDRVIAGVGKPGVSVAVVRSDRAANVAHHERLNAAVAEAIAGAGGA, via the coding sequence ATGAACCCGCCCGACGTCCAGGCCGCGTTCTGCGCGGTTCTGGTCGATGAGTGGGCCCGAGCCGGTGTGAGCGATGCGGTCGTGGCCCCCGGCTCGCGGTCGACGCCCCTGGTCGTCGCGCTCGACGCGGACCCCCGGATCCGCGTCCACGTCGTGCTCGACGAGCGCTCCGCCGGATTCATGGCGCTGGGCATCGGGCTCGCCACGGGCCGTCCCGCCGTTGTCGCCACGACGTCGGGGACCGCGGCAGTGGAGCTGCACCCGGCGGTTGTCGAGGCCCACCAGGCGGGTGTGCCGCTGATCGCCGCCACGGCCGACCGCCCGCCGGAGTTGCACCATGTGGGGGCCCCACAGACGGTGGAGCAGGACGGCTTGTTCGCCGGCGCTGTGCGCTGGGCGGTGTCGCCCGGCGTCGCGGATCGGGGCGCCGCGGCCTCTTGGCGGTCGGTCGCGTCTCGCGTTGTGGCCGAGGCGGTCGCCGGTCGAGGCGGCCCGGGACCGGTGCACGTGAACCTCGCGTTCCGGGAGCCGCTTCTCGGCGACGCGTCGGTTGTGGACCTACCACCGGGCCGGCCAGAGGGGGCGCCCTGGCACACAGCCACCCGCATCGAAGCGCGGCCGGCGCCGGCGCTGGCTCCGGCTCCGGCTCCGGCTCCGGCTCCGGCTCCGGCTCCGGGGGACCTCGTCGCGCTGCTTGCATCGCACGCCGGCGGGAGGGGGCTGGTGGTGGCGGGGGCGGGCTGCGGGGATCCGTCGCGACTGACGGCTGCCGCCGGCGCGTTGGGGTGGCCCGTCCTGGCCGACCCGCGGTCGGGCTGCCGGTGCGCAGGCGACGGGGTTGGGGGGGTGGTGGCGTCGGCCGACGCGCTGCTCAGAGTCCCCTCGATAGCGAACGGTTGGGTGCCCGAGATCGTGGTTCGCGCCGGGGCGCCGTGGGCGTCGAAAGTGGTGTCACAGTGGATCGCGTCATTGCCGGCCGGAGTCACCCAGGTGCTCTGCGACCCGGCGTCGCGCTGGCTCGATCCCGAGCGGACCGCCTCCCACGCCGTGGCTGTGACGGGCTCGGAGTTGCTCAGCGCCGCGGCGTCGGCCGCCTCGGCCTCGACCGTCTCGGCCTCGGCGGTCTCGGCCTCGGCCGGCTCAGGGCCGGTCGGGGGGTCGCCGTGGCTGCGCCAGTGGGTCGGCGCGGAAGCGTCCGCACAGGAGGCGCTCGAGTCGTTGCTCGGCGCTGGCGGGGCGCTCGAGCTGAGCGAGCCGGCCATTGCAAGAGCGCTGGCTGGGGGTGCACCGCCGGGCACCCTCCTGGTCGTGTCGTCCTCGATGCCGATCCGGGACATCGAGTGGTTCGCTCCATCACTGCAGAGCGCGGAGGTCCTGTCGAACCGTGGGGCCAACGGCATCGACGGGGTCCTGTCGACCGCGATCGGGGCCGCCGCCGGCGTCTCCCGGCCCGTCGTGGCGCTGCTCGGAGACCTCGCCTTCCTCTACGACGCCGGCGGCCTCCTGTGGGCCGGCGCGCGTGACCTGTCCTTGACGGTGGTCGTCGTGGACAACGGGGGAGGGGGGATCTTCTCGTTCCTTCCCCAAGCTCACACCTTGGCGCCGGAGCGGTTCGAGCGGTACTGGGGCACTCCGCACGGGGTCGACCTGCTGGCCGTCGCCGGGGCGTACGGCGTCGAAACGTCGCGGGTCGAGTCGCGCGCCGACCTCGATCGCGTGATCGCCGGCGTCGGCAAGCCCGGCGTCTCGGTGGCGGTCGTGAGATCAGACCGCGCGGCGAACGTCGCGCACCATGAGCGCCTCAACGCGGCCGTCGCCGAGGCGATCGCCGGCGCCGGTGGCGCCTGA
- a CDS encoding aldo/keto reductase, with translation MVTASDPDSTDSDGMEYRRLGSSGLEVSVLSLGSWVTFGPQLNEDLAAECLDAARQAGVNFFDNAESYAGGESERIMGKAISMLGWQRHSYVVSTKLFWGLHDEPNMRNTLNRKYLMQAIDGSLERFGLDFVDLVYCHRNDPATPLEETVWAMSDMVSTGRALYWGTSEWPADEIRAAWEIAERHHLHKPVVEQPQYNLFNRARVEHEYQRLYDDIGLGLTTWSPLASGLLTGKYRGGVPEGSRASLPGYEWLRDALTSGAHNEAVARLATIAGELGCTPAQLAIAWCATNPHVSSVITGASRVAQIRENMGALAVMAQLTSDVCDRIEEAVGRAAR, from the coding sequence ATGGTGACCGCCAGCGACCCCGACAGCACCGACTCCGACGGCATGGAATACCGCAGGCTGGGATCCTCCGGCCTCGAGGTGAGCGTCCTCTCACTCGGATCCTGGGTGACGTTCGGTCCGCAGCTCAACGAAGACCTTGCAGCCGAGTGCCTCGACGCCGCGCGCCAAGCCGGCGTCAACTTCTTCGACAACGCGGAGTCCTACGCCGGCGGCGAATCCGAGCGGATCATGGGCAAGGCGATCTCGATGCTCGGATGGCAGCGGCACAGCTACGTGGTGTCGACGAAGCTGTTCTGGGGCCTGCACGACGAGCCGAACATGCGCAACACGCTCAACCGCAAGTACCTGATGCAGGCCATCGACGGGAGCCTGGAACGCTTCGGTCTGGACTTCGTCGACCTGGTGTACTGCCACCGCAACGACCCGGCCACTCCGCTCGAGGAGACCGTCTGGGCCATGAGCGACATGGTCTCCACCGGCCGGGCTCTCTACTGGGGAACGTCGGAGTGGCCGGCCGACGAGATCCGCGCGGCATGGGAGATCGCGGAGCGACATCACCTTCACAAGCCGGTGGTGGAACAGCCGCAGTACAACCTGTTCAACCGCGCTCGGGTCGAGCATGAGTACCAGCGGCTCTACGACGACATCGGGCTCGGGCTGACCACGTGGAGCCCGCTGGCCTCGGGGCTGCTGACGGGCAAGTACCGCGGAGGGGTGCCGGAAGGCAGCCGGGCGAGCTTGCCCGGTTACGAGTGGCTGCGCGACGCGCTGACGAGCGGAGCGCACAACGAGGCGGTGGCCCGCCTCGCCACCATCGCCGGCGAGCTCGGTTGCACTCCTGCCCAGCTTGCGATCGCCTGGTGCGCGACGAACCCTCACGTTTCGAGCGTCATCACCGGGGCGAGCCGCGTCGCGCAGATCCGGGAGAACATGGGCGCCCTCGCCGTCATGGCTCAGCTGACCTCCGACGTGTGCGACCGGATCGAGGAGGCGGTCGGCCGGGCGGCTCGCTAG